Proteins from one Corallococcus exiguus genomic window:
- a CDS encoding YecA family protein has translation MSPSKPGRNDPCPCGSGKKYKACHAAEDRAKAAPPPTAPAHPLKQDLEGAMALLGDADVSRLSQALEHLGVLLQAAGPQPGLRYDDKAFSDHVGQALAKLAAQEGLDAMEARNSLRVGVVRELGTRGFQEKLGAGLLAQVAKSGRTPEERRALCVGALLATAAKKTGKVRPEDNPVLDVVFDVQFREWSQKHAEVVRKYESLIAGMEQEDLTPEASEALRKAEAGELDALVKHVQADPALVERISREAKERAQRVEARLRDPATPSVFSPEEELWLTVALWEPLRAMKSQPKDPEGRRQVIAALLRAVKVAVDADFLEGMLERMRDGAKDPAADEPTREWLTDAAIAFEAEPARLVLAALLTARQEAKGRSAEEMVALADLKALPAWTPEQLEPYRQLMEKEGRAAGAERIRRAQDWLREHPVQLDAEA, from the coding sequence GTGAGCCCTTCCAAGCCCGGCCGCAACGACCCGTGCCCCTGTGGCAGCGGGAAGAAGTACAAGGCCTGTCACGCCGCCGAGGACCGCGCGAAAGCCGCGCCGCCTCCCACCGCCCCCGCCCATCCGCTGAAGCAGGACCTGGAGGGCGCCATGGCGCTCCTGGGCGACGCGGACGTGTCCCGTCTGTCGCAGGCGCTGGAGCACCTGGGCGTGCTGCTCCAGGCCGCGGGGCCCCAGCCGGGGCTGAGATACGACGACAAGGCCTTCAGCGACCACGTGGGCCAGGCGCTGGCGAAGCTTGCCGCGCAGGAGGGCCTGGACGCGATGGAGGCGCGCAACAGCCTGCGCGTGGGCGTGGTGCGGGAGCTGGGCACGCGCGGCTTCCAGGAGAAGCTGGGCGCGGGGCTGCTCGCGCAGGTGGCGAAGAGTGGACGCACGCCGGAGGAGCGGCGCGCGCTGTGCGTGGGCGCGCTGCTGGCCACGGCGGCGAAGAAGACGGGCAAGGTGCGGCCGGAGGACAACCCCGTGCTGGACGTCGTCTTCGACGTGCAGTTCCGCGAGTGGAGCCAGAAGCACGCGGAGGTGGTGCGCAAGTACGAGTCCCTGATCGCGGGCATGGAGCAGGAGGACCTCACGCCCGAGGCCTCGGAGGCGCTGCGCAAGGCGGAGGCGGGCGAGCTGGACGCGCTGGTGAAGCACGTGCAGGCGGACCCCGCACTGGTGGAGCGCATCTCGCGCGAGGCGAAGGAGCGCGCGCAGCGGGTGGAGGCCAGGCTGCGCGACCCCGCCACGCCGTCCGTCTTCTCCCCGGAAGAGGAGCTGTGGCTCACCGTCGCGCTGTGGGAACCGCTGCGCGCGATGAAGTCCCAGCCCAAGGACCCGGAAGGAAGGCGGCAGGTCATCGCCGCGCTCTTGCGCGCGGTGAAGGTCGCGGTGGACGCGGACTTCCTGGAAGGGATGCTGGAGCGCATGCGCGACGGAGCGAAGGACCCGGCGGCGGACGAGCCCACGCGCGAGTGGCTCACCGACGCGGCCATCGCCTTCGAGGCGGAGCCCGCGCGGCTGGTGCTGGCGGCGCTGCTCACCGCGCGGCAGGAGGCGAAGGGACGGAGCGCGGAGGAGATGGTGGCGCTCGCGGACCTGAAGGCCCTGCCCGCGTGGACGCCGGAGCAGCTGGAGCCCTACCGGCAGCTCATGGAGAAGGAAGGCCGCGCGGCCGGCGCCGAGCGGATCCGCCGCGCGCAGGACTGGCTGCGCGAGCACCCCGTGCAGCTGGACGCGGAGGCCTGA
- a CDS encoding OmpP1/FadL family transporter, with translation MKKTLSLVAILAAGTSQAAGFQVDTHSARATGVGGAATAWLEDSSSIYYNVANMVGVKTLDITLGDTGILPSITFQRPGMEAEGQRTTLSPPPHLFVVYKPFEKAAFGVGVFTPYGARSRWEEGFSGRFRGYESSLATYYINPSFAYELHPRFRFGAGLDIARATIELTRGLDFVNSEGSIHLGGADWGSGFNIGVQAKLLDNLDMGLHYRSSIDIAFQGQADFQNIPVEFQSRLTDQKAHADVVLPSTVTAGLAYRPLNNLLLAFDASWVDWSSFSELAIRFENPSIDNPLPKRWRAKWKYSLGGEYAVNEALQVRLGFTYDPSPSPNSTLTPDLPDANRFKVSAGVGYQFKPFRADLGYQFVALADKESTAPGMPGTYSGNAHVLGLTLGFNLQ, from the coding sequence ATGAAAAAGACACTCTCCCTCGTGGCAATCCTGGCGGCCGGTACGAGCCAGGCCGCGGGATTCCAGGTCGACACCCACAGCGCTCGCGCCACCGGCGTGGGCGGCGCGGCCACGGCATGGCTGGAGGACTCGTCCTCCATCTATTACAACGTGGCGAACATGGTCGGCGTGAAGACGCTGGACATCACGCTGGGCGACACGGGCATCCTCCCCAGCATCACGTTCCAGCGGCCGGGCATGGAGGCGGAAGGGCAGCGCACCACGCTGTCGCCCCCCCCGCACCTGTTCGTCGTCTACAAGCCGTTCGAGAAGGCGGCGTTCGGCGTGGGCGTGTTCACGCCGTACGGCGCGCGCAGCCGCTGGGAGGAGGGCTTCAGCGGCCGCTTCCGCGGCTACGAGTCCTCGCTGGCGACGTACTACATCAACCCGTCGTTCGCGTATGAGCTGCACCCGCGCTTCCGCTTCGGCGCGGGTCTGGACATCGCCCGGGCCACCATCGAGCTGACGCGCGGCCTGGACTTCGTGAACAGCGAGGGCTCCATCCACCTGGGTGGCGCGGACTGGGGCTCCGGCTTCAACATCGGCGTGCAGGCCAAGCTGCTGGACAACCTGGACATGGGCCTGCACTACCGCAGCTCCATCGACATCGCGTTCCAGGGCCAGGCGGACTTCCAGAACATCCCGGTGGAGTTCCAGAGCCGGCTGACGGACCAGAAGGCGCACGCGGACGTCGTCCTGCCGTCCACCGTGACGGCGGGCCTGGCGTACCGGCCGCTGAACAACCTGCTGCTGGCGTTCGACGCGAGCTGGGTGGACTGGTCCTCGTTCTCGGAGCTGGCCATCCGCTTCGAGAACCCGTCCATCGACAACCCGCTGCCCAAGCGCTGGCGTGCGAAGTGGAAGTACTCGCTGGGCGGTGAGTACGCCGTGAACGAGGCGCTGCAGGTGCGCCTGGGCTTCACGTACGACCCGTCCCCCAGCCCCAACAGCACGCTGACGCCGGACCTCCCGGACGCCAACCGCTTCAAGGTGTCCGCGGGCGTGGGCTACCAGTTCAAGCCGTTCCGCGCGGACCTGGGCTACCAGTTCGTCGCGCTGGCGGACAAGGAGAGCACGGCCCCGGGCATGCCGGGCACGTACTCCGGCAACGCGCACGTGCTGGGCCTGACGCTGGGCTTCAACCTGCAGTAA
- a CDS encoding CBS domain-containing protein: MCRSPEFQNLVSHAITLFPEDTVLGALQQMYRHGVHLLPVVEGRGGDLLGEVTEDELHRVARRRPLARLAEILTVKALAAPEETTVETAAPLRLAASSGWLH; this comes from the coding sequence ATGTGCCGCAGCCCTGAGTTCCAGAACCTCGTCTCCCACGCCATCACCCTGTTCCCGGAGGACACCGTCCTGGGCGCGCTCCAGCAGATGTACCGCCACGGCGTGCACCTGCTGCCAGTGGTGGAGGGGCGTGGGGGCGATCTGCTGGGCGAGGTGACGGAGGACGAACTGCACCGCGTGGCCCGTCGCCGTCCGCTGGCCCGGCTGGCTGAAATTCTGACCGTGAAGGCGCTGGCGGCGCCGGAAGAAACGACCGTGGAGACGGCCGCCCCGCTGAGGCTGGCGGCCTCCAGCGGCTGGCTGCACTGA
- a CDS encoding nucleotidyltransferase family protein, whose translation MKAVAIILAAGKARRMSHPKALIEHEGGKSFLQSLASTFGKAGCGVLGVVGSDEEAVREQHPSLELVTSRDWEKSLLASVKAGLEAAMAEDADVVLVHPVDMPALRVTTVKSMLKDMERGGTDAVMVLRPEYDNATGWPVVLSKSAARKLIEAEGEDLEAALKTLNPRRLNVKDPGVIVNINTPEIYGRVFSTEVKLAPPPKRRMKRAGTSNGAGTDTTPASYAASSEE comes from the coding sequence ATGAAGGCAGTGGCGATCATCCTGGCGGCGGGCAAGGCCCGGCGGATGTCCCACCCCAAGGCGCTCATCGAGCATGAAGGGGGCAAGAGCTTCCTCCAGTCGCTGGCGTCCACCTTCGGAAAGGCGGGGTGCGGGGTGCTGGGCGTGGTGGGCAGCGACGAGGAAGCGGTGCGCGAGCAGCACCCGAGCCTGGAGCTGGTGACGAGCAGGGACTGGGAGAAGAGCCTGCTGGCGTCGGTGAAGGCCGGGTTGGAGGCGGCCATGGCCGAGGACGCGGACGTGGTGCTGGTGCATCCGGTGGACATGCCGGCCCTGCGCGTCACCACCGTGAAGTCCATGCTCAAGGACATGGAGCGCGGCGGCACCGACGCCGTCATGGTGCTCCGGCCGGAGTACGACAACGCCACGGGCTGGCCGGTGGTGCTGTCGAAGAGCGCGGCGCGCAAGCTCATTGAAGCGGAGGGCGAGGACCTGGAGGCGGCGCTCAAGACGCTCAATCCGCGCCGCCTGAACGTGAAGGACCCCGGCGTCATCGTGAACATCAACACGCCTGAAATCTACGGGCGCGTCTTCAGCACGGAGGTCAAGCTGGCCCCGCCGCCCAAGCGGCGCATGAAGCGCGCGGGCACGTCCAACGGCGCCGGGACGGACACCACCCCGGCGTCCTACGCGGCGTCGTCGGAGGAGTAG
- a CDS encoding OmpA/MotB family protein, producing the protein MDDARKTAALGRWRWLPWGLLAVAVVVASTGAWLGSRSLHALEARSAQLEHEATESETHVAQLQTLRQAMEQRLRALERQQQAQEWGGAAAELQAKSAEAQHTKREAALESLGRTLKDPLQAGDVAVALEDDALRVEVSERLLFAPATTSLTPEGAAVLKQAAAVFRGPLADHRVAVEAHTDEVLPTAAGAPATTAWELSAARAVVVVRQLGEREGLAPERLSATGHAAYRPLVPNDSPPHRASNRRVTLRVFPTPVTPESAAVARTEPPPRPMKRLAKAKPKKTAQR; encoded by the coding sequence ATGGACGACGCGCGGAAGACAGCAGCGCTCGGACGCTGGCGGTGGCTGCCCTGGGGGCTGCTGGCCGTCGCGGTGGTGGTGGCCTCCACGGGCGCGTGGCTGGGCTCGCGCTCGCTCCACGCGCTGGAGGCCCGGAGCGCGCAGCTGGAGCACGAAGCCACCGAGTCCGAAACCCACGTCGCACAGCTGCAGACGCTGCGGCAGGCCATGGAGCAGCGGCTGCGCGCGCTGGAGCGTCAGCAGCAGGCGCAGGAGTGGGGCGGCGCCGCGGCGGAGCTCCAGGCGAAGAGCGCGGAGGCGCAGCACACGAAGCGCGAGGCGGCGCTCGAATCGCTGGGCAGGACGCTGAAGGACCCGCTCCAGGCGGGCGACGTGGCCGTGGCGCTGGAGGACGACGCGCTGCGCGTGGAGGTGTCCGAGCGGCTCCTCTTCGCTCCCGCCACGACGTCGCTCACGCCGGAGGGCGCCGCCGTGTTGAAGCAGGCCGCGGCGGTGTTCCGGGGCCCGCTCGCCGACCACCGCGTCGCCGTGGAGGCCCACACCGACGAGGTGCTCCCCACCGCGGCCGGTGCTCCCGCCACCACCGCGTGGGAGCTGTCCGCCGCGCGGGCCGTGGTGGTGGTGCGGCAACTGGGCGAGCGCGAGGGACTGGCTCCGGAGCGCCTGAGCGCCACGGGCCACGCCGCGTACCGGCCGCTGGTGCCCAATGACAGCCCGCCCCACCGCGCCAGCAACCGGCGCGTCACGCTGCGGGTGTTCCCCACGCCGGTGACACCGGAGAGCGCGGCCGTGGCGCGCACGGAGCCGCCGCCGCGGCCCATGAAGCGCCTGGCGAAGGCCAAGCCGAAGAAGACGGCGCAGCGCTGA